CCGGCTGGATTCTGGTGTTCTGTGTTACAAGTGGTGGCCAGTATTGTCCTGGTCTATAGTCTTTGGGGACGTATCAGGCCGGTGGGAAGTCAGATTCGAGAACAGCAGGGGGAGAAGTTTTAGATATGCAGAAATTGGGTTTATTGAGTTTTTTCGTCCTTATTGCCTGTAGTTCAACTGCATTAAAACAGGATGGCATCGAGCAGCAAAGATCGCTGATTGAAATCAGTGATTTATATGCTGCAGGGCATGAGCAGCTTGAACTCGTGTTAGAAACCGAGCCTGCCCTGGGAAAAATGCTGGATAGCAATCTGGCAGCTACCCTCCTCATCACATTGACCATAGAATATGAAGATGGTGAAAAGGAGCGGGTCCAGCAGAGCGGGAGCTTTATATCAAAGGGGGACTATATCCTCACAGCCGGTCATGGATTTTATGTGGACTCTGGGAAGCTGATTGACCTGGAAGCACAAACCATCTCTCGTCAGAAGCTTGCTCTTAATGTAGTAGCATTGGGCTATTCCAAGGATGAATATTCAAAACAGGACTG
The window above is part of the Candidatus Neomarinimicrobiota bacterium genome. Proteins encoded here:
- a CDS encoding trypsin-like peptidase domain-containing protein — protein: MQKLGLLSFFVLIACSSTALKQDGIEQQRSLIEISDLYAAGHEQLELVLETEPALGKMLDSNLAATLLITLTIEYEDGEKERVQQSGSFISKGDYILTAGHGFYVDSGKLIDLEAQTISRQKLALNVVALGYSKDEYSKQDWAILQPVNLRRTTSLEFVPTGYSGKDAYILGFPGGMGLNDSSRVVHALEVDEGSVYPLAVICERSLTRPGILTPKVGAIPVQGMSGAPVLSEDGQLIGLFSSISRTRNVAGWHYIFHMSDLPIETLDSLVTK